A genome region from Deinococcus sp. HSC-46F16 includes the following:
- a CDS encoding NfeD family protein, with product MDFYLLCLIVGGGLLVLSLVGGHDHAAPDDHPEAGDLASWFSLRSVVSFAAFFGLAGTVAGLLGLGGVGRLVMALVTGLAVGAFTAFAFRLARTRGEVSGGAGRLTGRTGKVLVPPAPGRPGKVAVTVAGQIEHALARSTDALKTGDAVIVLGVQGGILDVGAWDGRDL from the coding sequence ATGGATTTCTATCTGCTGTGCCTGATCGTGGGCGGCGGCCTGCTGGTGCTGTCGCTGGTGGGCGGGCACGATCACGCCGCGCCCGACGACCACCCGGAGGCGGGGGACCTCGCCTCGTGGTTCTCGCTGCGCTCGGTGGTGAGCTTCGCGGCCTTTTTCGGGCTGGCGGGGACCGTCGCGGGGCTGCTGGGCCTGGGCGGGGTGGGGCGGCTCGTCATGGCCCTGGTGACCGGGCTGGCAGTCGGGGCCTTTACGGCCTTCGCCTTCCGGCTGGCCCGCACGCGCGGCGAGGTCAGTGGCGGGGCGGGGCGGCTCACCGGGCGCACGGGCAAGGTGCTCGTGCCCCCCGCGCCGGGGCGTCCCGGCAAGGTGGCCGTCACGGTGGCCGGACAGATCGAACATGCCCTCGCCCGCAGCACCGACGCCCTGAAGACCGGGGACGCCGTGATTGTCCTGGGCGTGCAGGGCGGCATCCTCGACGTGGGCGCCTGGGACGGGCGCGACCTCTGA
- a CDS encoding DNA-formamidopyrimidine glycosylase, with product MPELPEVETTRRKIEPLLAGRTILSVTHDAPHRYRDTHLAHGRQVSGLSRRGKYLMLHLAAAEADGEEHDLIVHLGMTGGFRLEEGPHTRVTLTTDAGTLYFHDPRRFGKMAVVPRGVYTGMPTLLGMGPEPLSEDFQEEEFVRQAATAGAVKPWLLSQKPVSGVGNIYADESLWRARIHPAQTRLTPEEASRLYHAVREVMHEAVEAGGSSLGDGLGNYRQHDGEPGAFQTRHAVYGQTGKPCPRCGTPIQKIVLAQRGTHFCPHCQPRRTEDPA from the coding sequence ATGCCCGAACTGCCCGAGGTGGAAACCACGCGCCGCAAGATTGAGCCGCTGCTCGCCGGGCGCACCATCCTCAGCGTCACACACGACGCGCCGCACCGCTACCGCGACACCCACCTCGCGCATGGGCGGCAGGTCAGCGGCCTGTCGCGCCGGGGCAAGTATCTGATGCTGCACCTCGCGGCCGCCGAGGCGGACGGCGAGGAACACGACCTGATCGTGCATCTGGGCATGACCGGCGGCTTCCGGCTGGAGGAAGGGCCGCACACCCGCGTCACGCTGACCACCGACGCGGGCACCCTCTACTTCCACGACCCCCGGCGCTTCGGCAAGATGGCGGTCGTGCCGCGCGGGGTCTACACCGGGATGCCCACCCTGCTGGGGATGGGGCCGGAGCCGCTCTCGGAGGACTTCCAGGAAGAGGAGTTCGTGCGGCAGGCCGCGACTGCCGGAGCCGTCAAGCCCTGGCTGCTCTCGCAAAAGCCGGTCAGCGGCGTGGGCAACATCTACGCCGACGAGAGCCTGTGGCGTGCCCGCATTCACCCCGCTCAGACCCGCCTGACCCCGGAGGAGGCGAGCCGCCTCTATCACGCTGTCCGCGAAGTCATGCACGAGGCGGTCGAGGCAGGTGGCAGTTCTCTAGGCGACGGCCTGGGCAATTACCGCCAGCACGACGGTGAACCGGGCGCCTTCCAGACCCGCCACGCCGTCTACGGCCAGACCGGGAAGCCCTGCCCCCGTTGCGGCACGCCCATTCAGAAAATCGTGCTCGCGCAGCGCGGCACCCACTTCTGCCCCCACTGTCAGCCCCGGCGAACGGAGGACCCCGCATGA
- a CDS encoding flotillin family protein, with protein MTATLVTAFLILLGIFIVLALIKSFLIVVPPNKVLVISGRSRRTEEGDTVGYRVIRGGRAFRIPVLEKVSWMDLTTIPLDLSIENAYSKGGIPLKIHAVANVKINAQEPQLSNAIERFLDVPRENLTSIVRDTLEGNLRGVVATLTPEEINEDRLRFAEALIEEAEHDTNNLGIKLDTLKIQNVTDMGGYLDSIGRRKTAEVLKEARIAEAERNAEATQAEAQAQQRSQVAQAISQQAIIEEQNKLEVRRTELGAIQQARQNEAAVEAELAKVRATQNFEQEQAALEATLRQRRAEAQRQARTIEAQQNAEAAEVEAQARQRSQVAQTVAQQAILERENELRVRRAELEAIAAARENEAKVNAERARVVAEQELEQERVLLNQKRLEADVVAPARAKREAELLAAQAAAAPIIEEGRAKAQAVALMVDAFRQAGPEGERAYVLNMLPGIVEQFAASVQGMQIDKLTVIDSGSGQATRTAMQTLPANIIGMVEQVENATGVNLLSLLQDRGRPKGNGASAVQPSPVPVKSDA; from the coding sequence ATGACCGCAACCCTCGTGACCGCCTTTCTCATCCTGCTGGGCATCTTCATCGTGCTGGCGCTGATCAAGAGCTTCCTGATCGTGGTGCCGCCCAACAAAGTCCTCGTGATCTCGGGCCGCAGCCGCCGCACCGAGGAAGGCGACACGGTGGGGTACCGGGTGATCCGGGGCGGACGGGCCTTCCGTATCCCCGTGCTGGAAAAGGTGTCCTGGATGGACCTCACGACCATTCCCCTCGACCTCAGCATCGAGAACGCCTATTCCAAAGGCGGGATTCCCCTCAAGATCCACGCCGTCGCCAACGTGAAGATCAACGCGCAGGAGCCGCAGCTCTCCAACGCCATCGAGCGCTTTCTGGACGTGCCGCGCGAGAACCTCACCTCCATCGTGCGCGACACCCTGGAAGGCAACCTGCGCGGCGTCGTGGCGACCCTGACCCCCGAGGAGATCAACGAGGACCGCCTGCGCTTCGCCGAGGCGCTGATCGAGGAGGCTGAGCACGACACGAACAACCTCGGCATCAAGCTCGACACCCTCAAGATCCAGAACGTGACCGACATGGGCGGCTACCTCGACTCCATCGGCCGCCGCAAGACCGCCGAGGTCCTGAAGGAGGCCCGCATCGCGGAAGCCGAGCGCAACGCCGAGGCGACCCAGGCCGAGGCGCAGGCGCAGCAGCGCTCGCAGGTCGCCCAGGCGATCAGCCAGCAGGCGATTATCGAGGAGCAGAACAAGCTCGAAGTCCGGCGCACCGAACTCGGCGCCATTCAGCAGGCCCGGCAGAACGAGGCGGCGGTCGAGGCCGAACTCGCCAAGGTGCGGGCCACCCAGAACTTCGAGCAGGAGCAGGCGGCCCTCGAAGCCACCCTGCGCCAGCGCCGCGCCGAGGCCCAGCGTCAGGCCCGCACGATCGAGGCCCAGCAGAATGCCGAGGCCGCCGAGGTCGAGGCCCAGGCCCGGCAGCGCTCGCAGGTCGCCCAGACGGTCGCGCAGCAGGCCATCCTGGAGCGCGAGAACGAGCTGCGCGTGCGCCGCGCCGAACTCGAGGCCATCGCTGCCGCCCGCGAGAACGAGGCGAAGGTGAACGCCGAACGCGCCCGCGTGGTCGCCGAGCAGGAATTGGAGCAGGAGCGCGTCCTGCTCAACCAGAAGCGCCTCGAAGCCGACGTGGTGGCCCCCGCCCGCGCGAAGCGCGAGGCCGAACTGCTCGCCGCGCAGGCCGCCGCCGCCCCCATCATCGAGGAAGGCCGCGCCAAGGCCCAGGCCGTCGCGCTGATGGTGGACGCCTTCCGTCAGGCCGGACCGGAGGGCGAGCGGGCCTATGTGCTGAACATGTTGCCCGGCATCGTGGAGCAGTTCGCCGCCTCGGTCCAGGGCATGCAGATCGACAAGCTCACCGTGATCGACTCCGGGAGCGGCCAGGCCACCCGCACGGCCATGCAGACCCTCCCTGCCAACATCATCGGCATGGTCGAGCAGGTCGAGAACGCGACCGGGGTCAACCTGCTGAGCCTGCTGCAAGACCGGGGCAGACCGAAGGGCAACGGGGCGAGCGCGGTGCAGCCGTCCCCGGTCCCGGTCAAGAGCGACGCCTGA
- the mqnB gene encoding futalosine hydrolase, producing MRVLIVVATAGEAARLTDLPADVVVSGVGPVAAALATASALGQGRYDLAVSAGIGGAYPGSGLVPGDLAVSSRIVQADLGAWDGGAFLELDALGLSVLPEGAHAGVFDVWEEAQALAARLGAAYGPTLTLSTVTGSREGAEGLTARYPGALTEGMEGAGVAHAALLAGTPALEVRGVSNPVGPRDRAAWRIPDALAATRRGLEGLLAGASG from the coding sequence ATGCGCGTCCTGATCGTCGTCGCCACCGCCGGGGAAGCCGCCCGCCTCACCGACCTTCCCGCCGACGTGGTGGTCAGTGGGGTCGGCCCAGTCGCGGCGGCCCTGGCCACGGCGTCGGCGCTGGGCCAGGGGCGCTACGATCTCGCCGTGAGTGCGGGTATCGGCGGGGCGTATCCGGGAAGCGGCCTCGTGCCCGGTGACCTCGCGGTGTCGTCGCGGATCGTGCAGGCCGACCTCGGCGCGTGGGACGGTGGGGCGTTCCTGGAACTGGACGCGCTGGGGCTGTCGGTGCTGCCGGAGGGAGCCCACGCGGGGGTCTTCGATGTGTGGGAGGAAGCACAGGCCCTCGCCGCCCGGCTGGGGGCTGCCTACGGCCCCACCCTCACCCTCAGCACGGTGACGGGCAGCCGCGAGGGGGCAGAGGGGCTCACCGCCCGTTACCCCGGCGCTCTGACTGAGGGCATGGAGGGGGCGGGGGTGGCCCACGCCGCCCTGCTGGCGGGTACTCCGGCGCTGGAGGTGCGCGGCGTGAGCAATCCGGTCGGCCCCCGCGACCGGGCGGCGTGGCGCATCCCCGACGCCCTCGCCGCCACCCGCCGGGGCCTGGAGGGGCTGCTGGCGGGGGCGTCGGGCTGA
- the pdxH gene encoding pyridoxamine 5'-phosphate oxidase, with translation MTDLTRLRLSYTRAELRRADLNPDPLLQFRAWLEEAIAADLREPYALSLATADAAGRPSVRTVLLRGAEEDGLTFYTNYDSRKGQDLAANAQAEVLFHWAELERQVRAYGRVERVSEDESTAYFHARPYQSQLAAHASDPQSAPIENRGALEAKFADLQARYPEGTPVPKPDFWGGYRVVVSEWEFWQGRRNRMHDRFRYARAGDGWRVERLMP, from the coding sequence ATGACCGACCTCACCCGCCTGCGTCTGTCGTACACCCGCGCCGAGTTGCGCCGCGCCGACCTCAACCCCGACCCGCTCCTCCAGTTCCGGGCCTGGCTGGAGGAAGCCATCGCCGCCGACCTGCGCGAGCCGTATGCCCTCAGTCTCGCCACCGCCGACGCCGCCGGGCGGCCCTCGGTACGCACGGTGCTGCTGCGCGGGGCGGAGGAGGATGGCCTGACCTTCTACACCAACTACGACTCGCGCAAGGGCCAAGACCTCGCCGCCAACGCGCAGGCCGAGGTGCTGTTCCACTGGGCCGAGCTGGAGCGGCAGGTGCGGGCCTACGGCCGGGTCGAGCGCGTCTCCGAGGACGAGAGCACCGCCTACTTCCACGCCCGGCCCTACCAGAGCCAGCTCGCCGCCCACGCCAGCGACCCGCAGAGTGCGCCCATAGAAAACCGGGGGGCGCTGGAGGCCAAGTTCGCCGACTTGCAGGCCCGTTACCCGGAGGGCACGCCCGTTCCCAAGCCCGATTTCTGGGGCGGGTACCGCGTCGTCGTCTCCGAGTGGGAGTTCTGGCAGGGCCGCCGCAACCGGATGCACGACCGCTTCCGGTACGCGCGGGCAGGGGACGGGTGGCGGGTGGAGCGGTTGATGCCGTAG
- a CDS encoding organic hydroperoxide resistance protein, with the protein MSNLYTAEASATGGRGGHTRSTDGRLDLDLSVPAEIGGDGGPGTNPEQLFAAGYASCFQGALGVVARRQKIELSEDSTITARVGLQKSGLAFALDVELEGRFPGLTREQGEALMHAAHEVCPYSVATRGNVDVRLKVAE; encoded by the coding sequence ATGAGCAACCTCTACACCGCAGAAGCGAGCGCCACCGGGGGACGCGGGGGCCACACCCGCAGTACGGACGGCCGCCTGGACCTCGACCTCAGCGTGCCCGCCGAGATCGGCGGCGACGGCGGCCCCGGCACCAACCCCGAGCAACTGTTCGCCGCTGGGTACGCGTCCTGCTTCCAGGGCGCCCTGGGCGTGGTGGCCCGCCGCCAGAAGATCGAGCTGAGCGAGGACAGCACGATCACCGCCCGCGTGGGGCTGCAAAAAAGCGGGCTGGCCTTCGCCCTCGACGTGGAACTCGAAGGCCGCTTTCCCGGCCTGACCCGCGAGCAGGGCGAGGCGCTGATGCACGCCGCCCACGAGGTCTGCCCCTACAGCGTGGCGACGCGCGGCAATGTGGACGTGCGGCTGAAGGTCGCGGAGTAA